A region of Toxorhynchites rutilus septentrionalis strain SRP chromosome 1, ASM2978413v1, whole genome shotgun sequence DNA encodes the following proteins:
- the LOC129774112 gene encoding DNA excision repair protein ERCC-1 yields the protein MALLNDTQDDDDLLANLDLPSPPKKAAISAAEPLAGTSSTSDTNKVVVKPKVNKGNCVLVNPKQRGNPLLKSIQNIPWEYDDIVPDYVVGATSCILFISLRYHNLNPDYIHGRLKQLGKMYQLRVLLVQVDLQEPHNALKHLTRICLLADLTLMLAWNADEAGKIVETYKMFENKPPDLIMERAQQHPYQKLVSALTHIKPVNKTDAMTLIQNYGTLANIINSSEEKLSQCTGLGPRKAKKLYKTFNENFLKS from the exons ATGGCCCTCCTTAACGATACACAGGACGACGATGATCTGCTGGCGAATCTGGATTTACCATCGCCACCGAAGAAAGCCGCCATTTCAGCAGCGGAACCGTTAGCGGGAACCAGTTCTACTAGCGATACCAATAAGGTGGTGGTTAAACCGAAGGTAAACAAAGGCAACTGTGTGCTGGTGAATCCGAAGCAGCGCGGAAATCCGCTGCTGAAATCCATCCAAAACATACCCTGGGAGTATGATGACATCGTGCCGGATTACGTGGTGGGAGCGACTTCTTGCATCTTGTTTATCTCGCTGCGCTATCACAATCTCAACCCGGACTATATCCATGGCCGGCTAAAGCAGCTGGGTAAGATGTACCAGCTGCGGGTCCTGCTGGTGCAAGTGGATCTCCAGGAGCCCCACAATGCACTGAAACATCTGACCAGGATTTGTTTGTTGGCGGATTTGACTTTGATGCTGGCGTGGAACGCCGACGAGGCGGGGAAAATTGTAGAGACGTACAAAATGTTCGAGAACAAACCACCGGACTTGATAATGGAGCGGGCCCAGCAGCATCCCTACCAAAAG CTCGTGAGCGCTCTGACGCATATAAAACCGGTAAATAAAACCGATGCGATGACTTTGATCCAGAACTACGGAACGCTGGCGAATATAATCAATAGCAGTGAGGAAAAGCTGTCCCAATGCACAGGGTTGGGTCCGAGGAAGGCAAAGAAGCTGTAcaaaacattcaacgaaaattttTTGAAGTCCTAG
- the LOC129774126 gene encoding uncharacterized protein LOC129774126, translated as MSPTRMLTTIVLALAVLLLAIEASPMYYKKVAGQKFEPDWVAVSSTVIPLAEYRVSVGALKSTPPDEYKRAYLRHKKLTALSKVKLDKEGTSRVVVRVQQHPDTLITAGKKIPEKKSTGD; from the exons ATGTCACCAACCAGGATGTTGACGACGATCGTCCTTGCGCTGGCCGTACTTCTGCTGGCGATCGAAGCGAGCCCCATGTACTACAAGAAGGTTGCCGGACAAAAGTTCGAACCAG ATTGGGTAGCAGTGTCATCAACCGTCATTCCGCTGGCGGAGTACCGGGTGAGCGTGGGCGCACTTAAATCCACACCGCCGGACGAGTACAAGCGGGCCTACTTGCGGCACAAAAAGCTCACCGCACTCAGCAAGGTGAAGCTGGACAAGGAAGGCACCTCGCGAGTGGTCGTACGGGTTCAGCAGCACCCCGACACGCTCATCACCG CTGGCAAAAAGATTCCCGAGAAGAAATCGACGGGCGATTAG